The Xanthomonas fragariae genome has a segment encoding these proteins:
- a CDS encoding nucleotidyltransferase family protein, producing MSDVDAPAPGGVAAAHWQCMGAVFAQWVAVEEVCLYGSRARGTNRPNSDIDLCITSSTLDFIGLARLGEALADLGLPWKIDLTLRRTRTPPVTAQPAFNLAHQIARYAVPVFVRASER from the coding sequence ATGAGCGACGTTGACGCCCCAGCGCCAGGCGGCGTGGCCGCTGCGCACTGGCAGTGCATGGGCGCGGTCTTCGCCCAGTGGGTCGCGGTGGAAGAGGTATGCCTGTACGGATCGCGCGCACGCGGAACGAACCGGCCCAATTCCGATATCGACCTGTGCATAACCTCCAGCACACTCGACTTTATTGGCCTGGCGCGGCTTGGCGAGGCGCTGGCCGATCTGGGCTTGCCGTGGAAGATCGACCTAACGCTGCGTCGGACGCGGACCCCTCCGGTCACGGCGCAGCCAGCATTCAACCTAGCGCACCAGATCGCGCGCTATGCGGTTCCTGTCTTCGTTCGCGCGTCTGAGCGATGA